The Thermodesulfovibrio sp. 3462-1 genome contains the following window.
TTTTATCTTTTGATCTCAGAATAAAAACAAATTCCTCATTTTCATTTTTCACAGGTCCTGTAATTTCTCCCGTTACATGACTTTTTAGAAAATCCTTAATTTCACCTAATACAGATTCGGAAGATGTTTTTTTGATTTTTATTATCAACTTAATAAACCTTGAAAATGGAGGAAAACCAGCTTCTTGTCTGTGTTTTAGCTCATAAAGGTAAAAATCTTTGAAATTATAAGAGCGAATAAACTTAAAAAACTCATTTGCAGGATTTCTTGTCTGAATGAATAACTCTCCATCTTCTCTGATAAGCTGGCTTAGAGATAAAACTCTTGCAAAAGCTCTTTCAAGAGTTCTGTAATCAGGAATAAAAAGAAAAAAATCAAAATCCACAAATACAGCTACTTTAAAAACAGGAAGATGTCCTTTTTTTACCTTTCCTGTTTCAGCAACCCAGATTCCTTGAGAGTTCTCAATTTCCATATCCATTTGTCTAATCTCTATATGTTTTCCTGAAAAAATATTTTCAAGCTCCTCCTTAATTCTTTCAACGCCAACTCCAACTGGATGTATATCAACTCCAGAACAATAAAGACATTGTTCTGGAGCTTTCATAACAAAACCGCATCTAAAACATTCAACTGTTTTGATGGATTTATGAAAAATCATGCTGAGCCCGCATTTTTCACATTTAATAACTTCTCCACATTCTGAACAACGAAGAAGACTGTAGCCACTTCTTGGAGAAGTAACAAGAATTCCTTCTTTATAATGAAGTTTCATATAAAGCATTGTTTCAGGATGAAAAATGCTTTGATATGGCTGCCTTAAAATTTTTATCTCGGGATGTTTCACTGTATTGAAGTCATCTATAAATTCGTATTTACCTCTCAGTGTATTATAATAAGAAGTTGTGGATGGCATAAAATCTGTAAGCACAACAGGACATCCTTCAATAAATCCTCTCATCACAGCACAGTCTCTTGCATGATATCTTGGAGATTGTTCTTCCTTATAAAGCCAGTGCGATTCCTGGGATACCATAATCAATGAAAGTTTTTTTACAGGTGCAAACAGAGCAAATCTTGTTCCCACCACAACTTTTGCTCTGTTTTCAATTATTTCTTTTATTGAAAACAAAATCTCTGAGCGAGGCATTTCACTGTGAAGAAGTACAATCCTGGAATCAAATTCTTTTAAAGTGCTGTAAAGTCTCTGAGCATCTTTTTTTTCAGGTAGTATTAAAAGAATTGCTCCATCCAAGGATAAAAGATTCTTAACTGTTTCAACCATTAACTTCATCTCATAGAAAAAATCAGGACAGTGAACAAGAACTGTTTTATAATTGCCTATTTTTGCAATGTCAATAATTTTTGAGAGAGTCTCTTCATTTAAAAAATAATTTTCTAAATGAAACAAAATTGAATCATCTCGGGATTGCAAAATTTTTTTATTTCTTATTCCCTTAAGCAATTTCATAATCTCTTCAAAAAAAGTAGCTCTCAAAACAGAACCTATCTCAGATATATAGTAAAAACTCATCCACTGGAGAAAATCTATGAATTTTTTTTCATAAGCTTTACCAATAATTGCCTGAATTTTCTTTATTTTCATTATTTCTTCAGGTTTATCAGCGCGTTTTATAACAATGCCTTCAACTGTCCTATTTTTAAGGGGAACTTGAACAGCAAATCCCTTTAAATCTATGTCTTCATCATATTCATAGGTAAGTGTTTTAAGTTTGAGGGGAATTGATACATCAAAATAAGGCATGAACTAATTATACCTTTTTTATGGTATAATTACACAATGCTGTTAAGATTATTAATAGCAATCTGTCTGATAATCACAGGCTGCAGTATGCCGCAGGTCGTTGTTTTACATGATCCTTTAACACCCCAGGAACATCTTCAATTAGGATTAAATTATGAAAAGAAAGGGCTTATTGATGAAGCTATACAACATTACAAAGAAGCTTCAAAATCAGATGCAAAAGGTTATCTTTTTCTTGGCAATTTATATTTAAATCAGAAAAAATACGATATTGCAGAAGAATACTACAAAAAAGCAATTCAAAAAAATGACAAACTTGCTGATGCATATAATAACCTTGCATGGCTTTATTGCATAAAAAATGAAAATCTTGATAAAGCTCAGGAGCTTGTAAAAAAAGCAATGGAGATTGAAAAAAACAATCCAGAGAAAATCAAAATTTATCAAGATACATTTGAACAAATTCAAAAACTAAAAACTAAATAGGAGGTGTTTTATGTTTAAGAAGTTACTTGTAGGTTATTTAATCATCTCAATTGTCGTAATTGGAATTGTTCAGTCAGCAGGAGCTGCTTTCATTGCATCTGAAGTAACTCTTAACACAAAGACTCAGGATCTCGAAAAACTTCAGAAATTTCTTGAAATGAAAATTGTTTCTCAGAGACTTAAAGATTTTGGTTATTCTGAAAAAGAAATCATGGATAGACTCTCAAGTCTTGATGAACAGAGTCTTCATAAGCTTGCATTAAAAATTGATGAAATTAAAATTGCTGGAGATGCTGGCTTAGCAGTAATTTTATCTCTTTTAATAATTGCACTGGTAATATTAATTATTAACCTTACAGGGCATAGAGTAGTGGTAAAATAAAAATATCAAAAGGGGTTGACAAAAAGATTAAAACAATGGTAAAAAAAGAAAATCAAAGGGATTTCAGTTTTTAGCTTAAAAAAGTAAGGGAAAGGAGGTGACGAAAGAAGATGAAGAAAATACTTGCATTAGTTCTTTCATTAATTCTTATGGTATCCTTTAGCTTTGCATTAGGATGCAAAAAGGCTGAGGAGAAAAAGCCTGCTGAGGCACCTGCTCCAGCACCAGCTCCAGCTCCTGCACCAGCACCAGCTCCTGAAAAAGCTCCTGAAGCTCCAAAAGCTCCTGAGGCTCCAAAGGCTCCTGAAAAAGCTCCTGAAAAACCTGCTGAGAAAAAATAATTTAGCAGGATATAACAAAAGCAACACCGGGATCATTCCTGGTGTTGCTTTAAATCTCTTAAAAATGTTAAACTTTTTGAAAGAGTGGGCTTCCCCACTCTTTTATTTTGATAAAATTGAGGGAGTTAATGAACATTAAAGAATTAAAAGACAAAATAAAAGAATATGCAGAACAAGTTAGCGAGCAAGAGGGAGTTGAAGTTCTTGATATAGAAATACACCCTGGTGGAAAAGGATTGATTTTAAGAATTTTTATTGACAGAGAAGGAGGAGTAACTATTAAAGACTGTGAAAACTTCTCAAGAGCTATAGAAGCCATACTTGATATTGAAGATCCTATAAAAAGCTCTTACACTCTTGAAGTTTCTTCTCCAGGTATTGATAGGCCTCTTAAAGAAAAAAAAGATTTTTTAAGAAATCTTGGAAGAAATGTAAAGATTACCACAAAAGAAAAAATAGCAGAACGCACCTTTTTTATAGGTAAAATTATTGATGCAGGAGATGATTGGGTAAGAATAGAAATTAAAGAGACAAAAGGAAAAGGGAGTAAAAAAGAAGAAAAATCAGAACTTTTATTTATACCTTTAAATAAAATACTTAAAGCTCAGGTTTACTTAGGATAGGGTTATGGGGAAAGAGCTTAAATTTTTAGTAGAACAAATAATGAGAGAAAAAGGAATTACTAAGGATGCTGTAATAGAATTGCTTGAAACAGCACTTATCTCAGCTATAAGAAAAAAGTATGGTAATAGGTCTTCGATTAGAATAAAAATAGATCCTCAAACTTTTGATATCAATATTTTTGAAATTAAGAAAGTAGTAGAAGAGGTAAAAGATCCAGCAAGTGAAATCTCCATACAAGAAGTACAGCAAAAATATACTGATAAAGGAATTGGAGATACAGTTGAAGTTCCATTGTCTATTCAGGATTTTGGTAGAATTGCTGTTACAACGGCAAAACAAGTGCTTTTCCAAAAAATAAGAGAAATTGAGAGATTCTTAATCTATGAAGAATTTAAAGATAAAGTTGGCAACATAGTAAGCGGCACAGTTTTGAGAAAAGAAAAAGGAAATTTTTATATTCTTGTAGGAAAAGCAGAAGCTATCCTGCCAGAAAAAGAAGTGCTGCCGCAGGATAATCTAAAAAGAGGAGATATTGTTAAGGCATATATATTTGAAGTAAAACAAACTTCAAAAGAACCTGTAATAAAACTGTCACGAACTCATCCGAATTTTGTAATTGGACTGTTTAGTCTTGAAGTGCCGGAGATTCAAGATGGTATAGTGCAAATAAAAAGTATTGCAAGAGATCCAGGAGAAAGAACAAAAATAGCTGTGGCATCACGGGATCCTTCGGTAGATCCTATTGGAGCCTGTGTTGGTATGAAAGGAACAAGAGTTCAGGCTGTTGTAAGAGAACTGAAAGGTGAAAGAATTGACATAATTCCTTACAGTGATGATCCGAGTCTTTTTATTGCAAAAGCTCTAACTCCTGCAACTGTACTTAAAGTCGGGATAAATGAAAAGGAAAAAACAGCAGTAGTGGTTGTTGAAAATGACCAGCTTTCGCTAGCAATTGGCAAAAAAGGACAAAATGTAAGACTTGCCTCCAAACTGACTGGCTGGAGTATTGATGTCTTAAGTGAATCAGAATATGCTCAGATGAAAACTAAAGAAAATGAATAAAGTAAATGAATGGATTAAATCTTCCCATTCAGTATCTCAAGGGTGTAGGTCCTAAAAAAGCCAGTCTTCTTAAAAAATTAGGCATACAAACAGTTAAGGATGCTCTATATTATCTTCCCTTTCAGTATGAAGACAGAAGAAACAAAAAAAACATTTTTGATATAAAACCTGGAGAAATTGTCACTGTACAAGGACATATAGTTCAGATTAATGAATTAAAAACAAAAACTAATCTTTCAATAATAGAAGCAATTATCTCAGATTCAACAGGCTATCTTAAAGCAAAATGGTTTAATCAGCTTTATTTGAAAAAAATTTTAAAGGAAAAACAAAAAATAAAAATTTTTGGAAAAGCTCAGATTGACTGGAGGGAAGCTTACATAGAAATTGTAAATCCAGAATATGAAATCGCAGAAACATTGAACTCTCAAAATCAAGAAATTGTCCCTGTATACAGGCTTACTGAAGGTATATCCCAAAGACAGATGCAATCAATAATGCAGGCTGCGGTGGAATTTGGTATTCCTCTGATACAGGAGCCCCTGCCTGAAAAATTAATAAAAAAATTAAACTTTCCACATATTAATGAAGCTCTCAAATCTGTTCATTTTCCACCGCATGATGTAGATATAAAAGCCTTGAATGAAAAAAATTCTTTATTTCACAAGAGAATCATTTTTGACGAATTATTTTTACTTCAACTTGGAATTCTTATGATGAAGCAAAACAGAATTTGTGAAGAAGGTATATCTTTCAAGCCTGAAGGAAAGCTTTTAAAAAAGTTTCTTGAAAATCTTCCTTTTCAACTTACTATGGCTCAACAAAAGGTAATAAAAGAGATTTTACAGGATATGGAAAAACCCACTCCAATGAACAGACTTCTTCAAGGGGATGTAGGCTCAGGAAAAACAGTTGTTGCTCTGGCAGCGATGCTTGCTGCCATTGAGTGTGGATATCAGGCAGCCTTAATGGCACCAACAGAGATACTTGCAGAGCAACATTATTTAAATATTTCTTCCCTTGTGAAAGGACTGCCTGTTAATGTTTTAATTTTCACATCCACATACAACAAACATGCTAATTTAATTGCATCAGGAACTGCAAACCTTATTATTGGCACTCATGCTTTAATTCAGCAGAATGTTCATTTTAAAAACTTAGGACTTGTTGTAATAGACGAGCAACATAGATTTGGAGTAATCCAGAGGGCAATGTTAAAAAAGAAAGGATTAAATCCAGACACCCTTGTAATGACAGCCACACCTATTCCAAGAACCATGGCACTTACTGTTTATGGAGACCTTGACTACTCTGTGCTTGATGAACTTCCTCGTGGAAGAAAACCTGTTTTAACAAAAGTTATAGAACCTGAGAATAAAAAATTAGTTTATAAAATGATAGAAGAAGAAGTTAAAACAGGAGGACAGGTTTATGTTGTCTATCCTTTAATAGAAGAATCTGAAGTAATGGATCTGAAATCAGCAACTCAGGGATATGAAGGCTTACAAAAGCTTTTTCCTCAATACAGAGTAGGACTACTTCATGGAAAAATGCCACCAAAACAAAGAGAAGAAATAATGAAAGAATTTCGCTCTGGCAGTATCCATATTCTTGTTGCTACAACAGTTATTGAAGTTGGCGTAGATGTTCCAAATGCTACTTTAATGATAATAACTCATGCAGAAAGATTTGGACTTTCTCAACTGCATCAACTAAGAGGAAGAGTTGGAAGAGGACCGAGACCTTCAAAATGCATTCTTCTGCCCTATAAATTAACTGAAGAAGCAAAGCTGAGGCTTAAAGCAATTGTAAATTACTCTGATGGATTTAAAATAGCTGAAGAGGACATGAAAATAAGAGGACCGGGAGAACTTTTTGGAGTTAAACAGTCAGGAATGCCTGATTTGAAAGTTGCTGATCTGATAAAAGACCAGAGTCTTCTTGAGGTAGCAAGAAAGGAGGCAGAAATAATTTTAAGGGAGAGCCTTAATCTGAGTTCATATCCAAAAATCCGAGCTTTATTAGAAGAATTCTGGAAAGATAAAACCGAAATATTTATGACAGCTTAAAGCCTGCATTTATATTTTTGGAAGCAAGTTCAATTTTATTTTTACCACTTCTTTTTGCCTGATAAAGTGCCATATCAGCTCTGTGTATTGCCTCTGTTAAGTTGTCATTCGTATCAATCTCTGTTATGCCAACACTTACAGTGATAAAAATTTTTTCGCTTCCTGCTTTAACTGGTTTTTTAGCTATATTTTCTCTTACTCTTTCCAGTGCCATTAAAGCTTTTATCTCATCAGTGTCTGGAAGAATTATCAAAAATTCTTCTCCTCCGTATCTTGAAACTACATCGGTTGCTCTTAAAAAATTTTTAATCTGCAAAGCAACATGATTTAAAATCCTATCGCCTACAAGGTGTCCAAAGTTGTCATTTATAGATTTAAAGTTATCTATATCAACCATTGCTATAGACAAATGCTGCTTATTTCTTTTTATCCTTGCCATCTCTTCTATCAATCTATTTATCCCAGCTGTTCTATTGTAAACTGAAGTTAGTTCATCAAAATAAAGTTGATTTTCAACTTTTTCAAAAGAATTATGTATTATTTTTTCCATTTTTCTTTTCAATATTTTAGCAATCAATAAATTAGCCAACACTGAGATTGCTCCTCCTAATGAAATAAGCAAAATAAGTTCTTTCTTGTCATATTGGCCAGAAATAAAAACAAATGACAAAGCAATTATCAAAAATGCATTCAAGGCAATAAATTTATTGATATCTTTTGTTATGTTCATTACAAGTATTTTAGGATTCATCCAATTCCTCCTAAATTTTTTCTAAAAAAGAATACAAATTCTATGCCACAGTAAAAATTGTTTTAAAATTTTAATTCAAGCAATACTGTCTGTCAAAAAACAGGCATTTTTTACCTAAGAGGGTCAAATTTTCCAACACAGTGAGCAATAACAGTTTTTGAAATTGCCGAAAAAAATTATTGTCTTGATAGCAAAACAGAGTATAATATCTTTATGAAAGCCTGGGTAATCGGAGAAACAACAGAAATCAAAAATAATCAACCTTTAAATCTCATTGAAATAGGAGATCCTCTGCCTCAAGCAAAAGAAATAGTTATAAAAGTTCATGCCTGTGGAGTTTGTCACACTGAAATTGATGAAATAGAAGGAAGAGCAACTCCTTCATTTTTCCCTATAATTCCAGGGCATCAGATTGTTGGAGAAGTTGTGGAAATTGGTAGAGAAGTAAAAAATTTTAAAATTGGTGACAGAGCCGCTGCAGGATGGATTTATTCAGCTTGTGGTAAATGTGAATTCTGCTTAAAGGAACTTGAAAATCTATGTAAAGATTTCAAAGCAACAGGCAAGGATGCTCATGGTGGATATGCAGAGTATTTTAAAATTAATGAAGATTTTGCTTTTCCTATTCCAGAAAATTTTAAAGATGAAGAGGCTGCTCCACTTTTTTGTGCAGGAGCAATTGGTTACAGAGCTTTAAGGCTTACAAATCTTGAAAATGGTCAGAATATTGGACTGGTTGGCTTTGGTGCTTCAGGACATCTTGTGCTAAAGATGATAAAATTTTTATATCCTTATACAAAAATTTTCGTGTTTTCAAGAACACCTTCAGAAAGGGAGCTCGCTATTGAACTTGGTGCATACTGGGCTGGAGATTTTAATGAAGAGCCTGCTGAAAAAATTAACTCAGCAATTGACACAACTCCTGTATGGAAGCCTCCAATTATGGTTTTACAACATCTTAAACCAGGAGGCAGGCTTGTAATAAACGCAATAAGAAAAGAGGAAATTGATAAAAATGAATTTTTAAACATTGACTATCCAAGAGATTTATGGCTTGAAAAGGAGATTAAAACAGTAGCAAATGTTACAAGAAAAGACATAAGAGAGTTTCTTTACATTGCCTCAAAAATTCCAATAAAGCCAGAGATTGAAATATATCCTTTTTCTGAAGCAAATAAAGCAATTCAGGATATAAAAAATAGAAAAATAAAAGGCGCAAAAGTTTTAAAAATTGGAGGTTAAAATGGACAAAAAAGAAAAAGTCTTAGAGATAATTAAAAGGCTTGACAAAATATATCCTAATGTTAAAACAGCACTAAATTTTAATACTCCCCTTGACTTACTTGTAGCGACAATACTTTCAGCCCAAACAACAGATGTGAATGTCAACAAAGTTACTGAAAATCTTTTCAAAAAATATAAAACTGCCTATGATTACGCAAATGCTTCATTGGAAGAGCTTGAAAAGGACATAAAAAGCATAAACTTTTATAAAAATAAAGCAAAATACATAAAATCGCTTGCAAAAGAATTGATTGAAAAATTTAATGGAGAAGTTCCAAAAACAATGGAGGATTTAGTGAGCCTTCCAGGAGTTGGAAGAAAAACAGCAAATAT
Protein-coding sequences here:
- a CDS encoding tetratricopeptide repeat protein, translating into MLLRLLIAICLIITGCSMPQVVVLHDPLTPQEHLQLGLNYEKKGLIDEAIQHYKEASKSDAKGYLFLGNLYLNQKKYDIAEEYYKKAIQKNDKLADAYNNLAWLYCIKNENLDKAQELVKKAMEIEKNNPEKIKIYQDTFEQIQKLKTK
- a CDS encoding PA2779 family protein — encoded protein: MFKKLLVGYLIISIVVIGIVQSAGAAFIASEVTLNTKTQDLEKLQKFLEMKIVSQRLKDFGYSEKEIMDRLSSLDEQSLHKLALKIDEIKIAGDAGLAVILSLLIIALVILIINLTGHRVVVK
- the rimP gene encoding ribosome maturation factor RimP, with product MNIKELKDKIKEYAEQVSEQEGVEVLDIEIHPGGKGLILRIFIDREGGVTIKDCENFSRAIEAILDIEDPIKSSYTLEVSSPGIDRPLKEKKDFLRNLGRNVKITTKEKIAERTFFIGKIIDAGDDWVRIEIKETKGKGSKKEEKSELLFIPLNKILKAQVYLG
- the nusA gene encoding transcription termination factor NusA, encoding MGKELKFLVEQIMREKGITKDAVIELLETALISAIRKKYGNRSSIRIKIDPQTFDINIFEIKKVVEEVKDPASEISIQEVQQKYTDKGIGDTVEVPLSIQDFGRIAVTTAKQVLFQKIREIERFLIYEEFKDKVGNIVSGTVLRKEKGNFYILVGKAEAILPEKEVLPQDNLKRGDIVKAYIFEVKQTSKEPVIKLSRTHPNFVIGLFSLEVPEIQDGIVQIKSIARDPGERTKIAVASRDPSVDPIGACVGMKGTRVQAVVRELKGERIDIIPYSDDPSLFIAKALTPATVLKVGINEKEKTAVVVVENDQLSLAIGKKGQNVRLASKLTGWSIDVLSESEYAQMKTKENE
- the recG gene encoding ATP-dependent DNA helicase RecG — encoded protein: MNGLNLPIQYLKGVGPKKASLLKKLGIQTVKDALYYLPFQYEDRRNKKNIFDIKPGEIVTVQGHIVQINELKTKTNLSIIEAIISDSTGYLKAKWFNQLYLKKILKEKQKIKIFGKAQIDWREAYIEIVNPEYEIAETLNSQNQEIVPVYRLTEGISQRQMQSIMQAAVEFGIPLIQEPLPEKLIKKLNFPHINEALKSVHFPPHDVDIKALNEKNSLFHKRIIFDELFLLQLGILMMKQNRICEEGISFKPEGKLLKKFLENLPFQLTMAQQKVIKEILQDMEKPTPMNRLLQGDVGSGKTVVALAAMLAAIECGYQAALMAPTEILAEQHYLNISSLVKGLPVNVLIFTSTYNKHANLIASGTANLIIGTHALIQQNVHFKNLGLVVIDEQHRFGVIQRAMLKKKGLNPDTLVMTATPIPRTMALTVYGDLDYSVLDELPRGRKPVLTKVIEPENKKLVYKMIEEEVKTGGQVYVVYPLIEESEVMDLKSATQGYEGLQKLFPQYRVGLLHGKMPPKQREEIMKEFRSGSIHILVATTVIEVGVDVPNATLMIITHAERFGLSQLHQLRGRVGRGPRPSKCILLPYKLTEEAKLRLKAIVNYSDGFKIAEEDMKIRGPGELFGVKQSGMPDLKVADLIKDQSLLEVARKEAEIILRESLNLSSYPKIRALLEEFWKDKTEIFMTA
- a CDS encoding GGDEF domain-containing protein, which gives rise to MNPKILVMNITKDINKFIALNAFLIIALSFVFISGQYDKKELILLISLGGAISVLANLLIAKILKRKMEKIIHNSFEKVENQLYFDELTSVYNRTAGINRLIEEMARIKRNKQHLSIAMVDIDNFKSINDNFGHLVGDRILNHVALQIKNFLRATDVVSRYGGEEFLIILPDTDEIKALMALERVRENIAKKPVKAGSEKIFITVSVGITEIDTNDNLTEAIHRADMALYQAKRSGKNKIELASKNINAGFKLS
- a CDS encoding zinc-dependent alcohol dehydrogenase family protein, whose product is MKAWVIGETTEIKNNQPLNLIEIGDPLPQAKEIVIKVHACGVCHTEIDEIEGRATPSFFPIIPGHQIVGEVVEIGREVKNFKIGDRAAAGWIYSACGKCEFCLKELENLCKDFKATGKDAHGGYAEYFKINEDFAFPIPENFKDEEAAPLFCAGAIGYRALRLTNLENGQNIGLVGFGASGHLVLKMIKFLYPYTKIFVFSRTPSERELAIELGAYWAGDFNEEPAEKINSAIDTTPVWKPPIMVLQHLKPGGRLVINAIRKEEIDKNEFLNIDYPRDLWLEKEIKTVANVTRKDIREFLYIASKIPIKPEIEIYPFSEANKAIQDIKNRKIKGAKVLKIGG
- the nth gene encoding endonuclease III, with the translated sequence MDKKEKVLEIIKRLDKIYPNVKTALNFNTPLDLLVATILSAQTTDVNVNKVTENLFKKYKTAYDYANASLEELEKDIKSINFYKNKAKYIKSLAKELIEKFNGEVPKTMEDLVSLPGVGRKTANIVLWNAFGINEGVAVDTHVKRLSKLLGLTENTDSDKIEQDLMKITPREYWGKLSHLLIMLGREICKAKSPQHKICPLNDICPSSGI